In one Balaenoptera musculus isolate JJ_BM4_2016_0621 chromosome 20, mBalMus1.pri.v3, whole genome shotgun sequence genomic region, the following are encoded:
- the GGT6 gene encoding LOW QUALITY PROTEIN: glutathione hydrolase 6 (The sequence of the model RefSeq protein was modified relative to this genomic sequence to represent the inferred CDS: inserted 2 bases in 1 codon; deleted 1 base in 1 codon): MEPTAGPVLYQKLLVWEPSLESEEEEGEISEQLIPDPSGPQDSSGNKAGSLPGAWAQLLAALLLLLAAGFSLAARQLRSSSASPGTLGSGAAPASGHSHRPGVYHRGGIFSPAATCSHLGXELFVAGGNVVDAGVGAALCLAVVHPHATGLGAMFWGLFHNSSSGNSTTLTSGPVQTLAPGLGLPSALPALHLLHTCFGRLPWPHLLVGPTTLAQEGFLVDTSLARALAAQGTKGLCPLLCHTDGTPLGPGARATNPKLAAVLHRAALAPAPDLARDALLSLLAGDLGLEGPSARPMPTLEPALQLPVPQGILFTTPSPSAGPELLELLEAALHSGGRSPAPCPALLRAAVTPGSGVLATVDSSGSVLLLTSSLNSSFGSGHLSPSTGVLLSNLVAESANSAWACPLILLDSSDDTEAAVLGLVASGTPAAARVMAHTLLSHSAGPQTQAQQGPTESPGACGQGTLLQVAAHAEHAHVSSVPSGCCSFQGF, translated from the exons ATGGAACCCACAGCAGGGCCTGTGCTCTACCAGAAgctgctggtctgggaaccaAGCTTGGAgtctgaggaggaagagggggagataTCGGAGCAGCTCATTCCAGATCCCTCGGGGCCCCAGGACTCCTCTGG GAACAAGGCTGGCAGTCTGCCCGGGGCCTGGGCCCAACTGCTGGctgccctgctgctgctgctggccgcTGGCTTCTCCCTGGCCGCAAGGCAACTCCGCAGCAGCAGTGCCTCTCCAGGAACCTTGGGCTCTGGGGCCGCTCCAGCCAGCGGGCACTCCCACAGGCCTGGCGTGTACCACCGCGGCGGCATCTTCAGCCCTGCAG CCACGTGCTCCCACCTGGG CGAGCTGTTTGTTGCCGGGGGCAACGTCGTGGATGCTGGAGTTGGAGCAGCTTTGTGTCTGGCGGTGGTGCATCCTCACGCCACAGGGCTAG GTGCCATGTTCTGGGGCCTCTTCCATAATAGCTCCTCAGGCAACTCAACCACCCTGACGTCAGGCCCAGTCCAGACCCTGGCCCCCGGCCTGGGGCTACCCTCGGCTCTGCCTGCCCTGCATTTGCTACACACATGCTTTGGCCGCCTGCCCTGGCCACACCTGCTGGTAGGCCCCACCACGCTGGCTCAAGAGGGCTTTCTGGTAGACACATCCCTGGCCAGGGCTCTG GCAGCCCAGGGCACAAAGGGCCTCTGTCCCCTACTCTGCCACACTGATGGGACtcccctgggccctggggccCGAGCCACCAACCCCAAACTGGCAGCTGTGCTCCACCGGGCTGCACTTGCCCCCGCCCCAGACCTTGCCAGGGATGCTCTACTCAGTCTGCTGGCCGGAGACCTGGGGCTGGAGGGCCCCTCAGCTAGGCCCATGCCCACCTTAGAGCCAGCACTGCAGCTACCTGTGCCCCAGGGCATCCTGttcaccacccccagcccctcagctGGCCCGGAACTCCTGGAACTGCTGGAGGCAGCTCTACATTCCGGGGGGCgcagccctgccccctgcccagcacTCCTACGAGCTGCTGTCACCCCCGGGAGCGGTGTCCTGGCCACCGTGGACAGCAGCGGCTCTGTGCTCCTTCTCACCTCCTCGCTCAACAGTTCCTTCGGCTCTGGACACCTGTCCCCAAGCACTGGGGTTCTACTCAGCAACCTGGTGGCCGAGTCTGCAAACAGTGCCTGGGCCTGTCCCCTCATCCTTCTTGACAGCTCAGATGACACAGAGGCCGCTGTGTTGGGGCTCGTGGCTTCAGGGACCCCTGCAGCTGCCAGAGTCATGGCTCACACACTGCTCAGCCACTCGGCCGGGCCCCAAACCCAGGCCCAGCAAGGACCAACAGAGAGCCCCGGAGCTTGTGGCCAAGGGACCCTGCTTCAGGTGGCAGCCCACGCAGAGCACGCCCATGTGTCCAGTGTCCCCAGTGGCTGCTGCTCCTTTCAGGGGTTTTAA
- the SPNS2 gene encoding protein spinster homolog 2 isoform X5, with protein MVAAPIFGYLGDRFNRKVILSCGIFFWSAVTFSSSFIPQQHFWLLVLSRGLVGIGEASYSTIAPTIIGDLFTKNTRTLMLSVFYFAIPLGSGLGYITGSSVKQAAGDWHWALRVSPILGMITGTLILVLVPATKRGHADQLGGQLKARTSWLRDMKALIRNRSYVFSSLATSAVSFATGALGMWIPLYLHRAQVVQKAAETCSSPPCAAKDSLIFGAITCFTGFLGVVTGAGATRWCRLRTQRADPLVCAVGMLGSAIFICLIFVAAKSSIVGAYICIFVGETLLFSNWAITADILMYVVIPTRRATAVALQSFTSHLLGDAGSPYLIGFISDLIRQSTKDSPLWEFLSLGYALMLCPFVVVLGGMFFLATALFFLSDRAKAEQHARARPPLIRHLDPRPSLPQGEPAGDAARICESLRQCHWDNEEPLLLPSLGGVPRRPGPVGLSRSFPCDPQLGAHRLWSGTAAWPWLQEAVSSTNLEGCVCWSHTLGQTPRPGSGVQGPWGPGRRQPAVGVWGEAGLSPAYVILGQSLPSPDSGARGLDFPASLLGKALPAALKTRQPLGCTEKRWPKPQGGTSGSETP; from the exons ATGGTGGCTGCGCCCATCTTTGGCTACCTGGGTGACCGCTTCAACAGGAAAGTGATCCTCAGCTGTGGGATTTTCTTCTGGTCGGCCGTCACGTTCTCCAGCTCCTTCATTCCGCAGCAG CACTTCTGGCTGCTGGTCCTGTCCCGCGGGCTGGTGGGCATCGGTGAGGCCAGCTACTCTACCATCGCGCCCACCATCATCGGCGACCTCTTCACCAAGAACACGCGCACGCTTATGCTGTCTGTCTTCTACTTCGCCATCCCTCTGGGCAG CGGCCTGGGCTACATCACCGGCTCCAGCGTGAAGCAGGCGGCCGGAGACTGGCACTGGGCCTTGCGG GTGTCCCCCATCCTGGGCATGATCACAGGAACGCTCATCCTCGTCCTGGTCCCGGCCACTAAGAGAGGCCACGCTGACCAGCTCGGGGGGCAGCTCAAGGCCCGGACGTCATGGCTCCGAGACATGAAGGCCCTGATCCGCAA CCGCAGCTACGTCTTCTCCTCCCTGGCCACGTCGGCCGTGTCCTTCGCCACAGGGGCCCTGGGCATGTGGATCCCGCTCTACCTGCACCGCGCCCAAGTCGTGCAGAAGGCGGCGGAGACGTGCAGCAGCCCGCCCTGTGCGGCCAAGGACAG CCTCATCTTCGGGGCCATCACCTGCTTTACGGGTTTTCTCGGGGTGGTCACGGGCGCAGGAGCCACGCGCTGGTGCCGCCTGCGGACCCAGCGGGCTGACCCGCTGGTGTGCGCCGTGGGTATGCTGGGCTCCGCCATCTTCATCTGCCTCATCTTCGTGGCGGCCAAGAGCAGCATCGTGGGGGCCTAT ATCTGCATCTTTGTAGGGGAGACGCTGCTGTTTTCTAACTGGGCCATCACGGCGGACATCCTCATG TATGTGGTCATCCCCACCAGACGGGCCACTGCCGTTGCCCTGCAGAGCTTCACGTCCCACCTGCTGGGGGACGCCGGAAGCCCCTACCTCATCGGCTTT ATCTCCGACCTGATCCGCCAGAGCACCAAGGACTCCCCGCTCTGGGAGTTCCTGAGCCTGGGCTACGCCCTCATGCTCTGCCCCTTCGTCGTGGTCCTGGGTGGCATGTTCTTCCTGGCCACCGCGCTCTTCTTCCTCAGCGACCGCGCCAAGGCTGAGCAGCA TGCCCGGGCCAGGCCCCCGCTGATCCGCCACCTTGACCCCCGCCCGTCTCTCCCCCAGGGTGAACCCGCTGGTGATGCCGCCCGCATCTGTGAAAGTCTGAGGCA GTGCCACTGGGACAACGAAGAACCCTTGCTCCTACCTAGCCTGGGAGGTGTCCCCCGGCGCCCTGGCCCCGTAGGGCTGTCCCGAAGCTTTCCGTGTGACCCACAGCTGGGCGCCCACCGGCTCTGGTCTGGGACTGCCGCGTGGCCTTGGCTCCAAGAAGCTGTGTCCTCAACTAACCTGGAAGGCTGTGTGTGCTGGAGCCATACCCTGGGACAGACCCCCAGGCCTGGGTCTGGGgtgcaggggccctggggcccAGGAAGAAGACAGCCCGCTGTGGGCGTGTGGGGAGAGGCTGGCCTGTCCCCGGCTTACGTGATCCTGGGGCAGTCTCTGCCCTCCCCGGACTCCGGGGCCCGGGGGCTGGACTTTCCCGCCAGCTTGCTGGGCAAGGCACTACCTGCAGCTCTGAAGACACGACAACCCCTGGGCTGCACAGAGAAGAGGTGGCCCAAGCCTCAGGGTGGCACTTCCGGCTCTGAGACTCCCTGA
- the MYBBP1A gene encoding myb-binding protein 1A yields MAETESMDVAEPPAPGEAPKSGARPADRHSLLKHSREFLDFFWDIAKPQQETRLEATEKLLEYLRARPEGSSELKYALKRLITGLGVGRETARPCYSLALAQLLQSFEDIPLCSILQQIQEKYDLQKVKKGMVRPALFGNLFGVLALFQSGRLVKDSEALMQSVKLLQVLGQHYSHLQEQPQKALVDILSQVPEAMLQEVLPKVLKPDLNSVLGSPEHLELFLLAQQKVPTKLEKLMGPVNLFSDESIPRLVTVLKMAATSVKKERKLPAVALDLLRLALQEDSFPRFWKEVVEQGLLKKQFWPASYLCFRLLGAALPLLSKEQLQLVMQGDLIRHYGEHMVTAKLPSQFKFAPEMNEYVGAFLKGCQDDPERQLALVVGFTSVTNQGLPVVPTFWRVMQFLSPPALKGYVAWLRDMFLQPNLDSLVDFSTNNQKKAQDTLFHGPERAVFRLRKWIVLRLVSLVDNLHAEKEEALIEEVARFCFFHSFFETKKPTSQIPETEQHFSHPLDSRTREVVGSAFFSLLQTLSTQFRQAPGQTQDGQPWTYHLVQFADLLLSHSRNVVPLVAFTTQQRQAWDRTLKTLKELEAQSSEAKAAAFQHLLLLVGIHLFKSPTESCDLLGDIQTCIKKSLGEKPRRTRSKATNPQEPPWVEVLVEILLALLAQPNHLMRQVARSVFGHICSHLTPRALQLILDVLNPEESQDEDDSVVVTDDSEQQPLGDAEDKSSDDGEGKGANDSESEEESNDEESDEEDRDGDVDQGFREQLMAVLQAGKALGGADGGDDDELGDEAMMALDKSLASLFAEQKLRIQARRDEKNKLQKEKALRRDFQIRVLDLIEVLVTRQPENPLVLELLEPLLHVIRRSMRTSSTKQEQDLLHKTARIFTHHLCRSRHYCRNVGDRVETLYARLERLAQQAGRQADSSVSLYYFNASLYLLRVLKGNTVGKSTCKAQKKEKAGTDAGTQPQGPEAASCLDLSLVTPIYSSALSSFLTRRSSPLTAPMFLSLFSRHPMLCKSLLPIVVEHVASHTRPRHQAQACLLLQKTLPTRELRLCFKDPEWKQLLDQILAKVTESLRTLGEAETKPGHQKELSSLELLNTVFRSIQHEKLTMDLTAVLGVLQSQQPRLQQGLQQGAHSAGSSRLYDLYWQAMKFLGVQRPKSEKKDAKEVPKATPSPISMKRKKKGFLPETKKRKKRKSEGATQEEAAKPAAAGGAQPPSTGKRKRKRKSKAPAQAQVNGMPASRSLTPEPPATSPSSPATTPKLQKKNQKLSQVSRATPVSPESPKEPAAKKRQKNLPQKGVSGKSPQSALPRRKARLSLASRSPTLLQSGAKKKGQLRKAKKL; encoded by the exons ATGGCGGAGACGGAGAGTATGGACGTCGCTGAGCCTCCGGCTCCGGGAGAGGCCCCGAAGAGTGGCGCACGGCCTGCCGACCGTCATAGCCTGCTCAAGCACAGCCGCGAGTTTTTGGATTTCTTCTGGGACATTGCGAAGCCGCAGCAGGAGACGCGGCTTGAGGCCACGGAGAAGCTGCTGGAGTATCTGCGCGCAAGGCCAGAG GGATCATCCGAGCTGAAGTACGCCCTGAAGCGCCTAATCACTGGGCTCGGGGTCGGACGAGAAACAGCCCGGCCCTGCTACAGTCTGGCCCTGGCGCAG CTGTTACAGTCTTTTGAAGACATCCCCTTGTGCAGCATCCTGCAGCAGATACAAGAGAAATATGACCTGCAGAAGGTTAAGAAG GGTATGGTGAGACCTGCCCTCTTTGGAAACCTGTTTGGGGTGCTAGCCCTCTTTCAGTCAGGCAGGCTGGTGAAG GACTCGGAGGCACTGATGCAGTCGGTGAAGCTGCTGCAAGTCCTGGGCCAGCACTACAGCCACTTGCAAGAGCAGCCCCAGAAGGCCCTGGTGGACATCCTCTCGCAG GTCCCAGAGGCCATGTTGCAGGAGGTCCTGCCGAAAGTCCTCAAGCCCGACTTGAATTCAGTACTTGGTTCCCCTGAGCACCTGGAGCTCTTCCTCTTGGCTCAGCAGAAGGTGCCCACGAAGCTGGAGAAGCTGATGGGACCCGTCAACCTGTTCTCAGATGAGAGCATCCCCAG GCTGGTGACTGTGCTGAAGATGGCGGCCACCTCTGTGAAGAAGGAACGCAAGCTGCCTGCCGTGGCTTTGGACCTGCTCCGCCTGGCGCTCCAGGAGGACAGCTTCCCACGGTTCTGGAAGGAGGTTGTGGAACAAGGGCTCCTGAAGAAGCAGTTCTGGCCGGCCAG CTACCTGTGTTTCCGCCTGCTGGGTGCGGCCCTGCCCCTGCTGTCCAAGGAGCAGCTGCAGCTGGTGATGCAGGGGGACCTGATCCGCCATTACGGGGAGCACATGGTCACTGCTAAG CTCCCGAGCCAGTTCAAGTTTGCTCCGGAGATGAACGAGTACGTGGGGGCCTTCCTGAAAGGCTGCCAGGATGACCCCGAGCGGCAGTTGGCCCTGGTGGTGGGCTTCACGTCCGTCACCAACCAGGGCCTCCCCGTCGTGCCTACCTTCTGGCGGGTCATGCAGTTCCTGAGTCCCCCCGCCCTCAAGGGCTACGTGGCCTGGCTGCGGGACATGTTTCTCCAGCCCAACCTGGACTCCTTGGTGGACTTCAGCACCAACAACCAGAAGAAAGCCCAGGACACTTTGTTCCACGG gcctgAGCGAGCCGTGTTCCGGCTACGGAAGTGGATCGTTCTCCGCCTGGTCAGCCTCGTGGACAACTTGCACGCGGAGAAGGAGGAGGCCTTGATTGAGGAGGTGGCCAG gttttgttttttccactcaTTCTTCGAGACAAAGAAGCCCACGTCCCAGATCCCTGAGACCGAGCAGCACTTCTCTCACCCCCTGGACAGCCGGACCCGGGAGGTGGTGGGCAGTGCCTTCTTCAG CCTGCTGCAGACTCTCAGCACGCAGTTCCGGCAGGCGCCGGGGCAGACACAGGACGGGCAGCCCTGGACCTACCACCTGGTGCAGTTTGCAGACCTGCTGTTGAGCCACAGCCGCAACGTGGTTCCCCTGGTGGCCTTCACCACGCAGCAGCGCCAGGCCTGGGACCG GACGCTGAAGACTCTGAAAGAACTGGAGGCCCAGTCCTCAGAGGCCAAGGCCGCTGCCTTCCAGCACCTGCTACTCCTGGTGGGCATACACCTCTTCAAG TCCCCCACAGAGAGCTGTGACCTCCTGGGCGACATCCAGACCTGCATCAAAAAGAGCCTGGGGGAGAAGCCCCGTCGGACCCGCTCCAAGGCCACCA ACCCCCAGGAGCCACCGTGGGTGGAGGTGCTGGTGGAGATCCTGCTGGCCCTTTTGGCCCAGCCCAACCACCTGATGCGCCAGGTGGCCCGAAGTGTGTTCGGCCACATCTGCTCCCACCTGACTCCACGTGCCCTGCAGCTCATCCTGGAT GTGCTGAACCCCGAGGAGAGCCAGGATGAGGACGACAGCGTGGTGGTTACAGACGACTCCGAGCAGCAGCCGCTGGGGGATGCAGAG GACAAGAGCTCGGACGACGGTGAGGGCAAGGGCGCCAACGACTCGGAGAGCGAGGAGGAGAGCAACGACGAGGAGAGCGACGAGGAGGATCGGGACGGGGACGTGGACCAGGGCTTCCGGGAGCAGCTGATGGCGGTGCTGCAGGCGGGGAAGGCGCTG GGCGGAGCTGACGGCGGGGACGACGACGAGCTGGGGGATGAGGCCATGATGGCCCTGGACAAGAGCTTGGCCAGCCTCTTTGCCGAGCAGAAGCTGCGCATCCAGGCCCGGAGGGACGAGAAGAACAAGCTACAGAAGGAGAAGGCGCTCCGGCGGGACTTCCAGATCAGG GTCCTGGACCTGATCGAGGTGCTGGTGACCAGGCAGCCCGAGAACCCCCTGGTCCTGGAGCTGCTCGAGCCGCTGCTGCACGTGATCCGGCGCAGCATGCGCACCAGCAGCACGAAGCAGGAGCAGGATCTGCTGCACAAGACGGCCCGCATCTTCAC ACACCACCTGTGCCGCTCCCGGCATTACTGCCGCAACGTGGGCGACCGCGTGGAGACTCTGTACGCCCGGCTGGAGAGGCTGGCGCAGCAGGCTGGTCGCCAGGCTGACTCCTCCGTCTCCCTCTACTACTTCAACGCCTCCCTCTACCTGCTCCGGGTCCTGAAGGGCAACACTGTGGGCAAGTCCACCTGCAAGgcccagaagaaggagaaagcCGGCACTGACGCCGGCACCCAGCCCCAGGGCCCAGAG GCTGCCAGCTGCTTGGATTTGAGCCTCGTGACCCCGATCTACTCATCGGCACTGAGCTCCTTCCTGACCAGGCGCAGCAGCCCGCTCACAGCTCCCATGTTCCTCAGCCTCTTCTCCCGGCACCCG ATGCTCTGTAAGAGCCTGCTCCCCATCGTGGTCGAGCACGTGGCAAGCCACACGCGGCCCCGCCATCAG gcccaggccTGCCTGCTGCTCCAGAAGACCCTGCCCACACGGGAGCTGAGGCTGTGCTTTAAGGACCCCGAGTGGAAGCAGCTGCTGGACCAGATCCTGGCAAAGGTCACTGAG AGCCTGCGGACGCTGGGTGAGGCCGAGACCAAGCCAGGGCACCAGAAGGAGCTGTCCTCCCTGGAGCTGCTCAACACTGTCTTCAGGAGCATCCAGCACGAG AAGCTGACGATGGACCTGACCGCTGTCCTGGGCGTGCTGCAGAGCCAACAGCCGAGGCTGCAGCAGGGGCTACAGCAGGGGGCGCACTCGGCTGGGTCCAGCCGCCTCTATGACCTCTATTGGCAGGCCATGAAGTTCCTCGGAGTCCA GCGTCCCaagtcagagaagaaagatgccaaggaagtccctaaggCCACGCCGAGCCCCATTAGCATGAAGCGGAAGAAAAAGGGGTTCTTGCCAGAGACCAAGAAGCGTAAGAAACGCAAGTCTGAGGGCGCCACGCAGGAGGAGGCGGCCAAGCCCGCAGCTGCCGGTGGGGCCCAGCCCCCCAGCACTggcaagaggaagaggaagaggaagagcaaggccccagcccaggcccaggtGAATGGGATGCCTGCCTCCAGgagtctgaccccagagccccctGCCACGAGCCCCAGCAGCCCCGCCACGACCccaaagctgcagaagaaaaatcagaagctGTCCCAGGTGAGCAGAGCCACCCCCGTGTCTCCCGAGTCCCCCAAGGAGCCTGCTGCCAAAAAGCGTCAGAAGAATCTGCCCCAAAAGGGGGTTTCAGGCAAGTCGCCGCAGTCCGCACTGCCCAGGAGAAAGGCCAGATTGTCTTTGGCCAGCAGGAGCCCCACCCTCCTTCAGAGCGGGGCCAAGAAGAAGGGGCAGCTGAGGAAGGCGAAAAAGCTGTGA